In one window of Nocardia brasiliensis DNA:
- a CDS encoding WXG100 family type VII secretion target has protein sequence MADKVEVDTQQLRRAAGDCDRIHDSITRTLGTLRATVGGSGTPWGNDSFGSKFAQGEKGYLAARVNLLAAIDQMATTIGDYGTGQRKAADDLDAMEAGNTGGFSAN, from the coding sequence GTGGCCGACAAGGTCGAGGTCGACACGCAGCAATTGCGCCGGGCCGCAGGGGACTGCGATCGAATCCATGACAGCATCACACGCACACTCGGGACACTTCGCGCGACGGTCGGCGGCTCCGGCACCCCCTGGGGCAACGACAGTTTCGGCAGCAAGTTCGCGCAAGGGGAAAAGGGTTACCTCGCCGCCCGCGTGAACCTACTGGCCGCCATCGACCAGATGGCGACGACCATCGGCGACTACGGCACCGGCCAGCGCAAGGCCGCCGATGATCTGGACGCGATGGAAGCCGGTAATACAGGAGGGTTCTCGGCCAACTAG
- a CDS encoding GNAT family N-acetyltransferase, with protein sequence MSIRPATAADIDAAAVTLREAFTDYPFSRHTVAADDHAARVERVQHLFLSRIGLPHGRVWVSDDVAAVAVWTTPTTTDLTEVFAELGPELAEAAGDRAEAAAAAEAALAPLRPTGPAWFLGVVGVRPDAQGRGLGRAIIEPGLRAAAEAGVEAYLETSLETNLAFYRKLGFEVTGELELPGGGPRTWAMRAAPPVK encoded by the coding sequence ATGAGTATTCGACCCGCTACCGCCGCCGACATCGACGCGGCCGCCGTCACCCTCCGCGAAGCGTTCACCGACTACCCCTTCAGCAGGCACACCGTCGCCGCCGACGACCACGCGGCGCGCGTCGAGCGCGTCCAACATCTCTTCCTCTCCCGGATCGGACTGCCGCACGGCCGGGTGTGGGTCAGTGACGACGTGGCAGCGGTGGCCGTCTGGACCACGCCGACCACCACCGATCTCACCGAGGTCTTCGCCGAACTCGGCCCGGAGCTGGCCGAAGCGGCGGGCGACCGCGCAGAGGCGGCTGCCGCCGCAGAGGCCGCCCTGGCGCCGCTGCGGCCGACCGGGCCGGCCTGGTTTCTCGGCGTCGTCGGTGTCCGGCCCGACGCGCAGGGCCGAGGGCTCGGCCGGGCTATCATCGAACCGGGTCTGCGCGCGGCCGCCGAAGCGGGTGTCGAGGCCTACCTGGAAACCTCGCTCGAAACCAATCTGGCGTTCTATCGCAAGCTCGGCTTCGAAGTGACCGGCGAGCTCGAGCTGCCAGGGGGCGGGCCGCGCACCTGGGCGATGCGTGCCGCGCCACCTGTGAAATAG
- a CDS encoding acyl-CoA carboxylase subunit beta — MVDTQAKLDELVKILAIAAEPAGEAGIAKRAKKNIPSVRQRVHMLLDPGTFIETSALARQPEQKDALYGDGLVTGRGLIGGRPVVVIAHDQTVYGGSVGITSARKFMRALQFAFDNACPVVTINDSGGARIQDAVGSIASFGDISRVLEKLSGYVPQVSIILGKCAAGSVYGPINTDVLIGTKDSYMFVTGPEVIKAVNGEDITAEQLGGAQVQAERGTLHHVADSEEDAYAWARQYLSYMPTSCLEQPVIVNPGLEPELTATDRELDTIIPDSDRTGYDMHEILLRIFDDGEFHEIRAAFAPNLITGFARVDGVPVGVIANQPLVLGGSIDAACSDKSTYFIRLCDAFNIPLVFVVDTPGVLPGLDQEANGVIIRGGRVPRAIIEATVPIINLVVRKSYGGAYGMMAARQVGADISFAWPTARIAVIGAESAVDLIGKRQLAAVPEEQRAAARDFMINHYNETIATPWIAAERGYIDAVIEPARTRLEIRHALRLLREKPTVKPEFNPRKHAVYPM; from the coding sequence GTGGTGGACACCCAGGCGAAGCTGGATGAATTGGTCAAGATCCTGGCGATCGCCGCGGAGCCGGCGGGTGAGGCCGGTATCGCCAAGCGGGCGAAGAAGAATATTCCGAGCGTCCGGCAGCGGGTGCACATGCTGCTCGACCCCGGCACCTTCATCGAGACCAGCGCCCTGGCGCGCCAGCCCGAGCAGAAGGACGCGCTCTACGGCGACGGGCTGGTCACCGGCCGTGGCTTGATCGGCGGGCGGCCGGTGGTGGTGATCGCGCACGATCAGACCGTCTACGGCGGCTCGGTCGGCATCACCTCCGCGCGAAAGTTCATGCGGGCCTTGCAATTCGCGTTCGACAACGCGTGCCCGGTGGTGACGATCAACGATTCCGGCGGTGCGCGGATCCAGGACGCGGTCGGCTCGATCGCGTCGTTCGGTGATATCTCCCGGGTGCTGGAGAAGCTGTCCGGCTATGTCCCGCAGGTGTCGATCATCCTCGGCAAGTGCGCGGCGGGGTCGGTGTACGGGCCGATCAACACCGACGTGCTGATCGGCACCAAGGATTCCTACATGTTCGTCACCGGCCCCGAGGTGATCAAGGCCGTCAACGGCGAGGACATCACCGCCGAGCAGCTGGGTGGCGCGCAGGTGCAGGCCGAACGCGGCACGCTGCACCACGTGGCCGACAGCGAGGAGGATGCCTACGCCTGGGCCCGGCAGTACCTGAGCTACATGCCGACCAGCTGCCTCGAGCAACCGGTGATCGTGAATCCGGGCCTGGAGCCGGAGCTCACCGCCACCGATCGGGAACTCGACACGATCATCCCGGACTCCGATCGCACCGGCTACGACATGCACGAGATCCTGCTGCGGATCTTCGACGACGGCGAATTCCACGAGATCCGTGCGGCATTCGCGCCCAACCTGATCACCGGTTTCGCGCGGGTCGACGGCGTTCCGGTCGGCGTGATCGCCAATCAGCCGCTGGTACTGGGTGGTTCGATCGATGCGGCCTGCTCGGACAAGTCGACCTACTTCATCCGGCTCTGCGACGCGTTCAACATTCCGCTGGTGTTCGTCGTCGATACCCCCGGCGTGCTGCCCGGCCTCGACCAGGAGGCCAACGGCGTGATCATCCGCGGCGGCCGGGTGCCGCGCGCGATCATCGAGGCCACGGTACCGATCATCAACCTGGTGGTGCGCAAATCCTACGGCGGCGCCTACGGCATGATGGCGGCCCGGCAGGTGGGCGCCGACATCAGCTTCGCCTGGCCGACGGCCCGGATCGCGGTGATCGGCGCGGAGAGCGCGGTCGATCTCATCGGCAAGCGGCAACTGGCGGCGGTTCCGGAGGAACAGCGCGCCGCCGCACGCGATTTCATGATCAACCACTACAACGAGACGATCGCCACCCCGTGGATCGCCGCCGAGCGCGGGTACATCGACGCCGTCATCGAACCGGCACGCACCCGCCTGGAGATCCGGCACGCGCTGCGCCTGCTGCGCGAAAAGCCCACCGTCAAGCCGGAATTCAACCCGCGTAAGCACGCCGTGTACCCGATGTGA
- a CDS encoding NAD(P)/FAD-dependent oxidoreductase, giving the protein MIERTDSAVVIGASIAGLAAARALSESFAKVTVVERDALPTGAAHRRAVPQGKHVHSLLAGGAATLETLFPGFGDDMVAAGAVSFRSNVDWYLDGHLVKPPPQRRRGVVSSRPLLESVLRARVTGLPNVTVVSECDVLKPIVAPDRRRVTGVRVQGRESGSRPTDLAADLVVDASGRASRSSIWLTEYGFRPPRETRMSVDTTYVTRSYRREPHHLDGRPGTIISPFPGSPRGGFLLAQENDEFIFTLGGLFGEQPPMDDDALLRFAESLPVDDFANFLRTATRITEPVKMRYPSSVRRHYEELDEFPAGYLVVGDAVCSFNPVYGHGMTIAALSAALLRDLLETGLEDLAQRFFQAVTGPIDTAWTVATRSDARFAESGIPPTLEGRLLDRYISRMAHAAETDDVVAAAVHGMLHLTASLDTILAPTVLGRVLRHMSEAVRVC; this is encoded by the coding sequence ATGATCGAACGCACCGACAGCGCGGTGGTGATCGGCGCGAGTATCGCGGGACTCGCTGCCGCGCGGGCACTGTCGGAAAGCTTCGCGAAGGTCACCGTGGTAGAGCGGGACGCGCTCCCGACCGGCGCCGCGCACCGGCGGGCGGTGCCGCAGGGCAAGCATGTCCACTCCTTGCTCGCGGGCGGCGCGGCCACGCTCGAAACCCTGTTTCCCGGCTTCGGCGACGACATGGTGGCCGCCGGCGCCGTTTCGTTCCGGTCAAATGTCGATTGGTACCTCGACGGTCACCTGGTCAAACCGCCGCCGCAGCGCCGCCGTGGTGTGGTGTCGAGCCGTCCGCTGCTGGAATCGGTGCTGCGCGCACGGGTTACCGGGCTGCCGAACGTGACCGTCGTCAGCGAATGTGACGTGCTGAAGCCGATCGTGGCACCGGACCGGCGCAGGGTCACCGGCGTGCGCGTCCAGGGACGCGAATCAGGGTCGCGGCCCACCGATCTCGCGGCCGATCTGGTGGTGGACGCGAGCGGGCGCGCGTCCCGTTCCTCGATCTGGTTGACCGAGTATGGCTTCCGGCCGCCCCGCGAAACCAGGATGTCCGTCGACACCACCTACGTGACGCGGTCGTATCGACGCGAGCCACACCACCTGGACGGACGGCCGGGCACCATCATCAGTCCGTTTCCGGGGTCGCCGCGCGGCGGATTCTTGCTCGCCCAGGAGAACGACGAGTTCATCTTCACCCTCGGCGGCCTCTTCGGCGAACAACCACCCATGGACGACGACGCGCTCCTGCGCTTCGCCGAGTCGCTGCCCGTCGACGACTTCGCGAACTTCCTGCGCACCGCCACCCGCATCACCGAGCCGGTGAAGATGCGTTACCCGTCCAGCGTCCGCAGGCACTACGAAGAACTCGACGAGTTCCCGGCCGGATACCTCGTGGTCGGCGACGCGGTGTGCAGTTTCAACCCGGTCTACGGGCACGGGATGACAATCGCCGCCCTGTCGGCCGCGCTCCTGCGCGATCTACTGGAAACGGGCCTAGAAGACTTGGCGCAGCGGTTCTTTCAGGCGGTCACCGGGCCGATCGATACCGCATGGACGGTCGCGACCAGGTCGGACGCCCGCTTCGCCGAGTCGGGCATCCCGCCGACCCTGGAGGGCAGACTGCTCGACCGCTACATCTCCCGTATGGCGCATGCCGCCGAAACCGATGACGTGGTCGCCGCGGCCGTGCACGGCATGCTGCACCTGACCGCGTCTTTGGACACCATCCTCGCGCCCACGGTGCTCGGGCGGGTGCTGCGCCACATGAGCGAAGCCGTGCGAGTCTGTTGA
- a CDS encoding DUF4189 domain-containing protein, whose protein sequence is MTVSSKFAAAVVATVTALTLVGTGAGPAAATEDLYGAIAITGMKVGEATDYPTRYEADQAALAACGAGVCHIVARVHNECGAVVELDGRTPFQTSPSYFSATGRTAAEAEANALRLAPNTGTGTGTGLMEIVQPPFVLGTVCTSNAGWVPAA, encoded by the coding sequence ATGACCGTATCGAGTAAATTCGCCGCCGCCGTCGTCGCCACCGTCACCGCACTGACACTCGTGGGCACCGGCGCCGGACCTGCCGCCGCGACCGAGGATCTGTACGGCGCCATCGCCATCACCGGCATGAAAGTTGGTGAGGCCACGGACTATCCGACCCGGTACGAGGCCGACCAGGCGGCGCTGGCCGCCTGCGGTGCCGGGGTGTGCCACATCGTGGCGCGCGTCCACAACGAATGCGGCGCCGTCGTCGAGCTGGACGGCCGCACGCCGTTCCAGACCTCGCCGAGCTACTTCTCCGCCACGGGGCGCACGGCCGCCGAGGCGGAGGCCAACGCGCTGCGGCTCGCGCCGAACACCGGCACCGGCACCGGCACCGGACTGATGGAGATCGTGCAGCCGCCGTTCGTCCTCGGCACCGTCTGCACGTCGAACGCGGGTTGGGTTCCTGCCGCATAA
- the ligA gene encoding NAD-dependent DNA ligase LigA: METGEHIQELADRIVALRDAYYQGAPLVADADYDAIEDELRALIEAHPELAPEPNPLEQVGAPAVLHAPVRHSRPMLSLEKATKPEQVVAFFNRFPGQSVVVMPKLDGLSLALVYEDGRLLRAVTRGDGTTGDDVTMLVRALVDGVPERIEVSGRVEVRGEAVMLRSTFLAYNTAHPDKPLINPRNAAAGTLRAKDPATVAERRLRFFGFDLDTSEGGAAVDLGDGLRALGVAGAAMRLCADAEQAQAAITAIEQGRNDLDYDIDGAVLRLADRDAYAAAGTRSNSPRGALAFKFAAEEKTTLLREVIWDVGKTGKIVPVAWLEPVFVGGTTVTKATLANQEVIRARDIKVGDTVLVRRAGDVIPFVAGVLDAAERTGEEVEIVPPSTCPSCGQPVTEQGNSRELFCTNVSCPAQTVRRLIHWASRAAADIDAIGGVWIERLAEAGILDNPSDFYTLTKERLLEFDRIGEVSAQRMIDSIDASRQVGLRRALIGLAIPMASDGTAARLARAGFGSLEEVADAGEERLVAVEDIGPKVAASLVAHLTRLRPELERLRAAGVSLDVRAEDLPPVVAAGAPLAGKTVVITGAISDPRSGEKVARPTFQRLCEQAGATAASSVSANTDLLITGAGVGDSKLTKAEKLGVEVIDQGEIWTMLIDAKIV, from the coding sequence GTGGAAACTGGGGAACACATCCAAGAGCTCGCGGACCGCATCGTGGCGCTGCGCGACGCCTACTACCAGGGCGCGCCGCTGGTCGCGGATGCCGACTACGACGCGATCGAGGACGAGCTGCGCGCCCTGATCGAGGCGCATCCGGAGCTGGCGCCCGAGCCGAATCCGCTGGAGCAGGTCGGCGCGCCCGCGGTGTTGCACGCGCCGGTCCGGCATTCGCGCCCGATGCTCTCGCTGGAGAAGGCGACCAAGCCCGAGCAGGTGGTGGCGTTCTTCAACCGGTTCCCCGGCCAGTCGGTGGTGGTGATGCCCAAGCTCGACGGTTTGTCGCTGGCGCTGGTCTACGAGGACGGACGACTGCTGCGCGCGGTCACCCGGGGTGACGGCACCACCGGTGACGACGTAACCATGCTGGTGCGTGCGCTGGTCGACGGGGTGCCCGAGCGCATCGAGGTGTCCGGCCGGGTGGAGGTGCGCGGCGAGGCGGTGATGCTGCGTTCGACGTTCCTCGCCTACAACACCGCCCATCCGGACAAGCCGCTGATCAATCCGCGCAACGCGGCGGCGGGCACCCTGCGGGCCAAGGATCCGGCCACCGTCGCCGAGCGACGCCTGCGCTTCTTCGGCTTCGACCTGGACACCTCCGAGGGTGGCGCCGCGGTCGATCTCGGCGACGGGTTGCGCGCGCTCGGTGTCGCGGGCGCGGCGATGCGCCTGTGCGCCGACGCCGAGCAGGCGCAGGCGGCGATCACCGCGATCGAGCAGGGCCGTAACGATCTGGACTACGACATCGACGGCGCGGTGCTGCGCCTGGCCGACCGAGACGCGTACGCGGCGGCCGGAACTCGATCCAATTCACCGCGCGGCGCGCTGGCGTTCAAGTTCGCCGCGGAGGAGAAGACCACGTTGCTGCGGGAGGTGATCTGGGACGTCGGCAAGACGGGCAAGATCGTCCCGGTCGCCTGGCTGGAGCCGGTGTTCGTCGGCGGCACCACGGTCACCAAGGCGACGCTGGCCAACCAGGAGGTGATCCGGGCCCGCGACATCAAGGTCGGTGACACGGTGCTGGTGCGCCGCGCGGGCGATGTGATCCCGTTCGTGGCGGGCGTGCTCGACGCCGCCGAACGCACGGGCGAGGAAGTCGAGATCGTGCCGCCCAGCACCTGTCCGTCCTGCGGGCAGCCGGTGACCGAACAGGGCAACAGTCGAGAACTGTTCTGCACCAACGTTTCCTGTCCGGCGCAGACGGTACGCAGGCTGATCCACTGGGCCTCGCGGGCCGCGGCCGACATCGATGCCATCGGCGGGGTGTGGATCGAGCGCCTCGCCGAGGCGGGCATCCTGGACAACCCGTCGGACTTCTACACCCTGACCAAGGAGCGCCTGCTCGAGTTCGACCGCATCGGCGAGGTCTCGGCGCAGCGCATGATCGACTCGATCGATGCCAGCCGTCAGGTCGGCCTGCGCCGCGCGCTGATCGGGCTGGCGATCCCGATGGCCTCCGACGGCACGGCCGCGCGGCTGGCGCGGGCGGGCTTCGGCTCGCTGGAGGAGGTCGCCGACGCGGGCGAGGAACGGCTCGTCGCGGTGGAGGACATCGGGCCGAAGGTCGCCGCGTCCCTGGTCGCGCACCTCACCCGGCTGCGCCCGGAGCTCGAGCGGCTGCGCGCGGCAGGGGTTTCGCTGGACGTGCGCGCCGAGGATCTGCCACCGGTCGTCGCGGCGGGCGCGCCGCTGGCGGGCAAGACGGTGGTGATCACCGGCGCGATCAGCGACCCGCGCTCCGGTGAGAAGGTCGCCCGGCCCACCTTCCAACGCCTGTGCGAACAGGCGGGTGCGACGGCCGCGTCCTCGGTCTCGGCGAACACCGATCTGCTCATCACCGGAGCGGGCGTCGGCGACAGCAAGCTGACCAAGGCGGAGAAACTCGGCGTCGAGGTGATCGACCAGGGCGAGATCTGGACGATGCTGATCGACGCCAAGATCGTCTAG